The nucleotide window ACATCGCCAAGGCCAGAGCTGCCACATGGGCGGCATGCGGCTCGTCGACCTGACAGGAGCGCGCCAACTCGCCGACGGCATCCCTCCAGGTAGGCGGAGTGCTGCCAGCAGTTCCCAGCCCGAGCTTTTTCAGGGCTTTGAGAAGCAGGCCTTCGCGAATGCCACGTTCGTTGACCACCACCCGGTTGGTGCCGAGAAAGCGCATCAGCTCGTCGACCACCACCACACCGGCCACGATGATGTCGGCCCGGTCCTGGTTGAGCCCCGGCACGGTACGGCGCCCTTTCAGGTCCTTGCGGCTCAGCATGGCCAGCAGGTGGACCACTTCGGAACGCAGCACCTCGTAGCCATGTACGGACACGTAATTGTCGTTGCGCATCTGCATGGCCATGCAGCCGAGTGCCGTCAGTGTGCCCCCCGACCCGATCAGGGTGTCGATCGCCGTTATCCTATCGGTGAAGGCCCGCTTGAAGCTGCCGCGAATGTGGCGCCGCAGCTTCCGCACTTCCTGTTCGTTGATCGGGTCGCTCTTCAGGAAAAGATCGGTCATGACGACCGCACCCAGGTCAAGGGAATGGAATTCTTCCACATGGTTACCGCAAGCGGTCACTATTTCGACGCTTCCCCCGCCGATATCGACCATGGCGTAGCGCTTCCCGTTCATGTCGAAGTTGGAGATGGCAGAGGCGGCTGTCAGCTCCGCTTCCTCCTCACCCGAGATAACGCTGATCTCGTGCCCCAGTGCTTCGGAAAGCCGCGCAACCAGGTGCCGGCCATTGTCCGCAGTCCTGACGGCGCTGGTAGCTACCGCCTCCACCGCCTGCACCTTCAGCCCGTTGAGAAGTTTCCGAAAACGCTCGATCACCTCCACCGCCCGCTCCGCAGCGGCGTCCGAGATCATTCCGGTGGTTGCCAGCCCTTCTCCCAGCCGCACGGTTGCCTTCTCATCATCCAGAATCCTGAATTTGCCCTCTCCGCAGGCTTCTGCGATGAGGCAGCGGATGGAATTGGTGCCGATATCGATGACGGCAATGCGCGTCCGTTTCATGTGACCTCTTATATCAGAAAGGTATAGGCAAGCGGCCTTTGCTCCACAAGCTCGGTGAAGCCCGCCATCAAGCGGGCCTCCTCCGCCGCGAGCGTCGCTGCCGCATACTCTTTTGCCTCGTTGGACAATGCCTGTTTGCGGAGCAGCACCCCGAATTCGGCCATATCGTTCATACGCCCCAGCAGGGCCTGGT belongs to Geobacter sp. SVR and includes:
- a CDS encoding Ppx/GppA phosphatase family protein — protein: MKRTRIAVIDIGTNSIRCLIAEACGEGKFRILDDEKATVRLGEGLATTGMISDAAAERAVEVIERFRKLLNGLKVQAVEAVATSAVRTADNGRHLVARLSEALGHEISVISGEEEAELTAASAISNFDMNGKRYAMVDIGGGSVEIVTACGNHVEEFHSLDLGAVVMTDLFLKSDPINEQEVRKLRRHIRGSFKRAFTDRITAIDTLIGSGGTLTALGCMAMQMRNDNYVSVHGYEVLRSEVVHLLAMLSRKDLKGRRTVPGLNQDRADIIVAGVVVVDELMRFLGTNRVVVNERGIREGLLLKALKKLGLGTAGSTPPTWRDAVGELARSCQVDEPHAAHVAALALAMFDALAVPFRLTESERKLLEAAAMLHDCGYFISYGSHHKHSYHLIRHAELFGFSPRERELVAQIARYHRKSLPKRKHAPFQKLKESDQITVTRLGGILRLADGLDRRRSALIRDVSCLFGGTTITMELSAAEDISVEIFGANAKKDLFEKAFGSTVVFATS